A region of Neovison vison isolate M4711 chromosome 7, ASM_NN_V1, whole genome shotgun sequence DNA encodes the following proteins:
- the LOC122914125 gene encoding olfactory receptor 51G2 produces the protein MTVGSLESNRNISSTFLLSGIPGLEHMHIWISIPLCLIYLVSILGNCTILFIIKTEPSLHEPMYLFLSMLALTDLGLSLCTLPTVLGIFWIGARDIGHDACFAQLFFIHCLSFLESSVLLSMAFDRFVAICLPLHYVSILTNTVIGRIGLVSLGRSVALIFPLPFMLKRFPYCGSPVLSHSYCLHQEVMKLACADIKANSIYGMFVIVSTVGIDSLLILFSYALILRTVLSIASKAERFKALNTCVSHICAVLLFYTPMIGLSVIHRFGKQAPHLVQVIMGFVYLLFPPLMNPIVYSVKTKQIRDRITHAFCC, from the coding sequence ATGACTGTGGGATCCCTGGAAAGCAACCGCAACATTTCCTCCACCTTTCTGCTGAGTGGCATTCCTGGGTTGGAGCACATGCACATCTGGATCTCCATCCCATTGTGCCTTATATACCTGGTTTCCATCTTGGGGAACTGTACAATCCTTTTTATCATTAAAACAGAGCCCTCACTCCATGAACCTATGTACCTTTTCTTGTCCATGTTGGCTCTGACTGACCTGGGTTTGTCTCTTTGCACCCTCCCTACAGTACTAGGCATCTTTTGGATTGGGGCACGAGATATTGGTCATGATGCCTGTTTTGCTCAGCTCTTTTTCATTCACTGCTTGTCCTTCCTGGAGTCTTCTGTGCTACTCTCCATGGCCTTTGACCGTTTTGTGGCCATTTGTCTCCCCTTGCACTATGTTTCCATTCTCACCAACACGGTCATTGGCAGGATTGGTCTGGTTTCCCTGGGCCGCAGTGTAGCACTCATTTTCCCATTGCCTTTTATGCTCAAAAGATTCCCTTATTGTGGGTCTCCGGTTCTCTCACATTCCTATTGCCTCCACCAGGAAGTTATGAAATTGGCCTGTGCAGACATCAAAGCCAATAGCATCTATGGCATGTTTGTCATTGTTTCGACAGTAGGTATAGACTCACTGCTCATTCTCTTCTCCTATGCCCTGATCTTGCGTACTGTGCTGTCTATTGCATCCAAAGCTGAGAGATTCAAAGCTCTTAACACCTGTGTTTCCCACATATGTGCTGTACTTCTCTTCTACACTCCCATGATTGGCTTGTCTGTCATCCACCGCTTTGGAAAGCAGGCACCTCATCTGGTCCAGGTGATCATGGGCTTTGTGTACCTCCTATTCCCTCCCCTGATGAACCCCATTGTCTACAGTGTGAAGACCAAACAGATTCGAGATCGCATAACCCATGCCTTTTGTTGCTAG
- the LOC122913509 gene encoding olfactory receptor 51G1, which translates to MTISYNSSLQKATFFLTGFQGLEDLHGWISIPFCFIYLTVIVGNLTILHVIRTDVTLHEPMYYFLAMLALTDLGLCLSTLPTVLGIFWFDAREIGIPACFTQLFFIHTLSLVESSVLLSMSLDRYVAICNPLRYSTVLTPARIVKMGLSSMLRSALLILPLPFLLKRFQYCHSHVLAHAYCLHLEIMKLACSSIIVNHIYGLFVVACTVGVDSLLIFLSYALILRTVLSIASRQERLRALNTCVSHICAVLLFYIPMIGLSLVHRFGEHLPRIVHLLMSYVYLLVPPLMNPIVYSIKTKQIRIRIAKKFEFVKAFRGFR; encoded by the coding sequence ATGACAATCTCTTATAATAGCAGCCTCCAAAAAGCCACTTTCTTTCTGACGGGCTTTCAAGGTCTGGAAGATCTCCATGGCTGGATCTCTATTCCCTTCTGCTTCATCTACTTGACAGTTATTGTAGGAAACCTTACCATCCTCCACGTCATCCGTACTGATGTCACCCTCCATGAACCTATGTACTATTTCTTGGCCATGCTGGCCCTGACAGACTTGGGCCTTTGTCTATCTACACTGCCCACCGTGTTGGGCATCTTCTGGTTTGATGCCAGAGAGATTGGCATCCCCGCCTGCTTCACTCAGCTCTTCTTCATCCACACCTTGTCTCTGGTAGAGTCTTCAGTTCTACTGTCCATGTCCcttgaccgctatgtggccatctgcaaccCACTGCGCTACTCCACTGTCCTGACACCCGCACGTATTGTCAAGATGGGGCTGAGCTCAATGCTTAGAAGTGCCCTCCTCATCCTGCCCCTGCCATTCCTCCTTAAACGCTTCCAGTACTGCCACTCCCATGTGCTGGCCCATGCCTATTGTCTGCACCTAGAGATCATGAAGCTGGCCTGCTCTAGCATCATTGTCAATCACATATATGGGCTCTTTGTTGTGGCCTGCACTGTTGGCGTGGATTCATTGCTCATCTTCCTCTCCTATGCCCTCATCCTCCGCACTGTGCTAAGCATTGCCTCCCGCCAGGAGCGACTTCGAGCCCTCAACACTTGTGTCTCCCACATCTGTGCTGTGCTGCTCTTCTACATTCCCATGATTGGCTTGTCTCTTGTGCACCGCTTTGGTGAACATTTGCCCCGTATTGTACACCTCCTCATGTCTTATGTGTATCTACTGGTACCACCTCTCATGAACCCCATTGTTTATAGTATCAAGACCAAGCAAATCCGCATCCGCATTGCTAAGAAGTTTGAATTTGTAAAAGCTTTTAGGGGTTTTCGATAA